In Arthrobacter citreus, a genomic segment contains:
- a CDS encoding alpha-glucosidase yields the protein MDALYGTEEEFDRLLAEVHGRGMKLIMDLVVNHTSDEHSAFVVSSSSRSNVSRDSYFWRDPRRGFSPNEPGAEPNNWGSVFGGSAWTYHPETEQYYLHLFSPHQPDLNWDSTRVRRRVYDMMNWWLDRGIDGFRMDAINFISKRPSLPDSPVSAGGMYADGSPYFVSGPRVHEFIQEMMRAVFSYRDGEYLVVGETDGVTVDEAVLFTDPLRGELDMVFHFEHMRLDQGAGGKWNHLPMKLQDLKSIWNRWQRALADRGWNSLYLGNHDQPRSVSRFGNDTEYRYESATLWATLLHLQRGTPFIYQGEEIGMTNAGFTSLDQYRDVESLALYEFALSRGIAPERVLAILNRVSRDNARTPMQWNDGPNAGFTTGTPWIDVNTNYPTLNVEADRAAAQSVFRYYQRLIALRHASPVVALGDFELMDPSDPALFAFRRRLGDEELGVMCNVSDELLAVPTYERRNQLVLGNYSVSGEPGVLRPWEARIHRLSGPRDVGQ from the coding sequence ATAGATGCCCTCTACGGGACCGAGGAGGAATTCGACCGGCTGCTGGCCGAAGTGCACGGGCGCGGGATGAAGCTCATCATGGACCTCGTCGTCAATCACACATCCGATGAGCATTCGGCCTTTGTGGTGTCATCTTCCTCGCGCAGCAACGTGTCCCGGGACTCATACTTCTGGCGGGATCCCCGGCGCGGCTTCTCCCCCAATGAGCCGGGCGCCGAGCCCAACAACTGGGGTTCGGTTTTCGGCGGCAGCGCATGGACCTATCATCCGGAGACCGAGCAGTACTACCTGCATCTCTTCAGCCCGCACCAGCCGGACCTGAACTGGGACAGCACCAGGGTGCGCCGGCGCGTGTACGACATGATGAACTGGTGGCTGGACCGCGGCATTGACGGTTTCCGCATGGACGCCATCAACTTCATTTCCAAACGTCCCTCCCTGCCGGACAGCCCGGTGTCCGCCGGCGGCATGTATGCGGACGGCTCCCCCTATTTTGTGTCCGGCCCCCGGGTCCACGAGTTCATCCAGGAAATGATGCGCGCCGTGTTCAGCTACCGGGACGGAGAATACTTGGTGGTGGGAGAGACCGACGGCGTGACAGTTGACGAGGCGGTGCTCTTCACCGACCCGCTGCGCGGGGAACTGGACATGGTCTTCCATTTCGAACACATGCGGCTGGACCAGGGCGCCGGCGGAAAATGGAACCATCTGCCGATGAAGCTGCAGGACCTGAAAAGTATCTGGAACCGGTGGCAGCGAGCGCTGGCCGACCGCGGCTGGAACAGCCTCTACCTGGGCAACCATGACCAGCCGCGCTCGGTTTCACGTTTCGGCAACGACACTGAGTACCGCTACGAATCAGCCACGCTGTGGGCCACCCTCCTGCACCTGCAGCGCGGCACGCCCTTCATCTACCAGGGCGAGGAAATTGGCATGACCAATGCGGGCTTTACCTCGCTGGACCAGTACCGGGATGTTGAGTCGCTGGCCTTATATGAATTCGCGCTCAGCCGCGGGATTGCGCCGGAGCGCGTGCTTGCCATCCTGAACCGGGTGAGCCGGGACAACGCCCGCACTCCCATGCAGTGGAATGACGGCCCCAATGCGGGCTTTACCACCGGGACACCTTGGATTGACGTCAACACCAACTACCCAACCCTCAACGTGGAGGCGGACCGGGCGGCGGCACAGTCCGTGTTCCGCTACTACCAGCGGTTGATCGCCCTGCGCCATGCATCCCCGGTTGTCGCCCTGGGGGACTTTGAGCTGATGGACCCCAGCGATCCGGCACTGTTTGCGTTCCGCCGCCGGTTGGGCGACGAGGAACTGGGTGTGATGTGCAATGTGTCCGATGAGCTGTTGGCGGTGCCGACCTACGAGCGCCGGAACCAGCTGGTCCTGGGAAATTATTCCGTGAGCGGTGAGCCGGGTGTGCTGCGGCCCTGGGAAGCTCGGATCCACCGTCTGTCCGGCCCCCGGGATGTCGGCCAATGA
- a CDS encoding FtsX-like permease family protein produces the protein MYLALRDIRFAKGRFALMGSVVALISLLLVLLSGLTAGLGNQNTAAIAGLAGDGVSSVAFGAPGDGEPKASYTESVVTEQQLRQWRATDGVAGAQPLGITQTRAVAGSTANVAVFGVEPGSSLAPGAVDEAGVILGASTAEDLGVSIGGTVALGGRELTVTAVSSDSWYSHTPVAWTSLDVWQQVAHTNDAGLPKAPIATVIVADASEAAAAQADAAAGTVSTDVRGSYQALGSYSSENGSLLMMQVFLYGISALVIVAFLTVWTVQRTRDIAVLKALGGSSAYLLRDALAQAAIVLIGGAVAGGLVGLGLGAVAATVAPFLLSFTTTVLPVAGIVLLGLAGAALAVRSVTKVDPLTALGGN, from the coding sequence GTGTATCTCGCACTTCGTGACATTCGTTTCGCCAAGGGCCGCTTCGCCCTGATGGGCAGCGTCGTCGCGCTGATCTCGCTCCTGCTCGTGCTGCTCTCAGGGCTCACCGCGGGACTGGGTAACCAAAACACGGCAGCCATCGCCGGCCTGGCCGGAGACGGAGTCAGTTCAGTGGCCTTTGGCGCTCCCGGCGATGGGGAACCCAAGGCTTCCTACACCGAATCGGTGGTGACGGAACAGCAGCTGCGGCAGTGGCGGGCCACCGACGGGGTTGCCGGCGCACAACCGCTGGGCATCACCCAAACCCGTGCCGTTGCCGGGTCCACCGCCAATGTGGCCGTCTTCGGCGTCGAACCCGGGTCTTCACTGGCCCCCGGAGCAGTGGACGAGGCCGGGGTCATCCTGGGCGCCTCCACCGCTGAGGACCTCGGCGTTTCCATCGGCGGTACCGTGGCACTGGGCGGGCGCGAGCTGACGGTCACTGCCGTTTCCAGTGACTCCTGGTACAGTCACACCCCGGTGGCCTGGACATCGCTGGACGTCTGGCAGCAGGTGGCGCACACCAACGACGCCGGCCTGCCGAAGGCTCCCATTGCCACCGTCATTGTCGCCGACGCCTCCGAAGCAGCCGCCGCCCAGGCTGATGCCGCCGCCGGCACCGTTTCGACCGATGTTCGGGGCTCCTACCAGGCCCTGGGATCCTACTCCTCCGAAAACGGTTCGCTGCTGATGATGCAGGTTTTCCTCTACGGCATTTCCGCGCTGGTCATCGTGGCGTTCCTGACTGTCTGGACCGTGCAGCGCACCCGCGACATTGCCGTGCTCAAGGCTCTTGGCGGTTCCTCCGCCTACTTGCTCCGCGATGCCTTGGCCCAGGCAGCAATCGTCCTGATCGGCGGAGCCGTTGCCGGTGGCCTGGTGGGCCTGGGCCTGGGCGCTGTTGCAGCAACAGTGGCGCCGTTTTTGCTCAGTTTCACCACAACAGTGCTTCCCGTTGCCGGCATCGTCCTGCTGGGACTGGCCGGTGCCGCGCTCGCCGTCCGCAGTGTCACCAAGGTTGATCCGTTGACCGCACTGGGCGGGAACTGA
- a CDS encoding MFS transporter, whose translation MTRGGQKLWTTGFVLAIITNFFLSLVFYLLMTTMALYAVQRFAASDSAAGFASGSFVIGALVARIFSGKFLDFIGRRKLLLGGLAVFTAAALLYPMADSLASLLAIRLIHGAAFGAASTSISASVMGLIPVRRRGEGTGYFGISTTLATAVGPFLAVLIVDRLTYEFLFLASAGCAALALLVALMLKLPERTPTAAEQARKWHLRFTDIMDPAALAIASIMFVAGASYAGVLTFINSYAQSENLVTAASTFFLVYAAVVLVSRLFMGRLHDTYGDNAVIYPTLVSFAVGLALLAWAPNGFVMAAAGVFVGIGFGALVPTAQAVAVTMAPAHRIGLATSTFFIMMDAGVGLGPLALGALVPLTGYHGMYWLLAGCILATTVLYHFVHGHKRYRRSDEAETDAPA comes from the coding sequence GTGACGCGCGGCGGTCAGAAACTATGGACCACGGGGTTTGTCCTCGCAATTATCACCAACTTTTTCCTTTCCCTGGTGTTCTACCTGCTGATGACCACCATGGCGTTGTACGCCGTGCAGCGGTTCGCCGCATCCGACAGCGCTGCGGGATTCGCCTCCGGATCGTTCGTCATTGGCGCGCTGGTCGCCCGAATCTTCAGCGGCAAGTTCCTGGACTTCATTGGGCGGAGGAAACTGCTCCTCGGCGGACTCGCTGTTTTCACGGCAGCGGCCCTGCTGTACCCCATGGCTGACAGCCTGGCCTCGCTGCTGGCCATCCGGCTGATCCACGGCGCGGCCTTCGGTGCGGCAAGCACGTCAATTTCAGCCTCGGTCATGGGCCTGATTCCGGTTCGCCGCCGCGGTGAGGGGACCGGGTACTTTGGCATCTCCACAACGCTGGCCACCGCCGTCGGGCCCTTCCTCGCCGTGCTGATCGTGGACCGCTTGACCTACGAGTTCCTGTTCCTGGCCAGCGCCGGCTGCGCTGCCCTGGCGCTGCTCGTGGCGCTGATGCTGAAGCTCCCCGAGCGGACGCCGACGGCGGCTGAACAGGCGCGCAAGTGGCACCTGCGGTTCACTGACATCATGGATCCGGCGGCCCTGGCCATCGCCTCCATCATGTTTGTTGCCGGTGCTTCCTATGCCGGCGTCCTGACCTTCATCAATTCCTATGCCCAGTCTGAAAACCTGGTCACCGCGGCGAGCACCTTTTTCCTGGTCTACGCCGCCGTCGTGCTGGTATCCCGGCTGTTCATGGGCCGGCTGCACGACACCTACGGGGACAACGCGGTCATTTATCCCACCCTGGTCTCCTTCGCCGTTGGCCTGGCGCTGCTGGCCTGGGCACCCAACGGTTTCGTGATGGCGGCGGCCGGAGTGTTTGTCGGCATCGGCTTTGGCGCCCTGGTTCCCACCGCCCAGGCCGTTGCCGTCACCATGGCGCCCGCCCACCGCATTGGGCTGGCAACCTCCACCTTCTTCATCATGATGGACGCGGGGGTGGGCCTGGGCCCGCTGGCCCTCGGTGCGCTGGTGCCGCTGACCGGTTACCACGGCATGTACTGGCTGCTGGCCGGGTGCATCCTGGCCACCACGGTGCTGTACCACTTTGTCCACGGGCACAAGCGGTACCGCCGCAGCGACGAGGCGGAAACTGACGCGCCCGCCTGA
- a CDS encoding response regulator transcription factor has protein sequence MSPTRILLVDDHPVVRAGLRAMLGDFEGVEVAAEAADGAAAIAELDRLQTLGTPVDVVLMDLQMAPGMDGVTATRQIRAAQGPPVLILTTYDSDADILAAIDAGAAGYMLKDAAPEEIRSAVTAAAEGRTALAPQVAGRLLGQLRNPETALSPRELELLELLADGMANRAMARALFISEATVKTHLVHIYEKLGVDNRTAAVNEARKRRIIRR, from the coding sequence ATGAGTCCCACCCGCATCCTCCTGGTGGACGATCATCCCGTGGTCCGGGCGGGACTGCGTGCCATGCTGGGTGACTTCGAGGGCGTGGAAGTGGCGGCAGAGGCCGCTGACGGTGCTGCCGCCATCGCTGAACTGGACCGGCTGCAGACGCTGGGAACTCCGGTGGACGTGGTGCTCATGGACCTGCAAATGGCCCCGGGCATGGATGGAGTCACCGCCACCCGGCAGATCCGCGCCGCCCAGGGCCCACCGGTGCTGATCCTGACCACCTACGACAGCGACGCCGATATCCTTGCGGCCATCGATGCCGGCGCCGCCGGCTACATGCTCAAAGACGCGGCGCCCGAAGAGATCCGCAGCGCCGTCACGGCCGCCGCCGAAGGACGGACCGCGCTGGCGCCACAGGTCGCCGGACGCCTGCTGGGGCAACTGCGCAATCCCGAAACAGCCCTGAGTCCCCGGGAACTGGAGCTGCTGGAACTGCTGGCCGACGGCATGGCCAACCGGGCAATGGCCCGGGCCCTGTTCATCTCCGAAGCCACGGTCAAGACCCATTTGGTGCACATCTACGAGAAACTCGGAGTGGATAACCGCACGGCCGCCGTCAACGAGGCACGCAAGCGCCGCATTATCCGCCGCTAG
- a CDS encoding alpha-amylase family glycosyl hydrolase yields MRNPYQPAWWTNAVVYQIYTRSFADTSGDGVGDLTGIINHLDYLSELGVDVLWLSPIHQSPPARQRIRHQQLPPDRCPLRDRGGIRPAAGRSARARDEAHHGPRRQSHIR; encoded by the coding sequence ATGAGGAATCCCTACCAGCCGGCATGGTGGACCAACGCCGTCGTCTACCAGATCTACACCCGAAGCTTCGCCGACACTTCCGGTGACGGAGTTGGCGACCTGACCGGCATCATCAACCACCTGGACTACCTCAGCGAGCTCGGCGTGGACGTCCTCTGGCTCTCCCCCATTCACCAGTCCCCCCCAGCACGACAACGGATACGACATCAGCAACTACCGCCGGATAGATGCCCTCTACGGGACCGAGGAGGAATTCGACCGGCTGCTGGCCGAAGTGCACGGGCGCGGGATGAAGCTCATCATGGACCTCGTCGTCAATCACACATCCGATGA
- a CDS encoding sensor histidine kinase produces the protein MNVWAEGPAGSVRAVPGSPGDMVLRALRTALHAAFAGLLLLALVQMTLSPPALPAQVCAYVLSVLLAGIYLAGTVTEKRFATTGTGPDPSRYGPVWLAIVTALWLCLLIISPEFSWVAFPLFFLDLHLLRTGPALAAVALTTAAVVAAQFVRAGQPTAPALLGPAIGALFAVIMGSAYSALHRESVNQRRALAELHRTRGELAASQHEAGMLAERERLAREIHDTLAQGLSSIVLLARAAGSALDGGDTALARERITLVQGTAAENLAEARRFVRGLAAAPLERGSLDARLAALCSDTARRSAAGGGRLECVFRVDGTPVPLHAAYEATLLRAAQSLLANIVSHAGASSAVVTLEYSPDSVALDVFDDGAGFDPADLPTGPRPDGSGFGLLSLRERVTALHGSLNVESAPGEGTVVALRLPLESGAPNRERSS, from the coding sequence ATGAATGTGTGGGCAGAGGGCCCGGCTGGTTCGGTACGGGCGGTCCCCGGGTCACCGGGCGACATGGTGCTCCGCGCGCTCCGTACCGCCCTGCACGCGGCCTTTGCCGGCTTGCTGCTGCTGGCCCTGGTGCAGATGACCCTGTCGCCGCCGGCCCTGCCGGCGCAGGTATGTGCTTACGTCCTGAGCGTGCTGCTTGCCGGCATTTACCTGGCCGGGACAGTCACCGAGAAGCGGTTCGCCACCACAGGAACAGGTCCGGACCCCAGCAGGTACGGGCCCGTATGGCTGGCCATTGTGACTGCACTGTGGCTGTGCCTGTTGATCATCAGTCCCGAATTCTCCTGGGTGGCCTTCCCGCTGTTTTTCCTGGATCTGCACCTGCTGCGCACCGGCCCGGCGCTCGCCGCCGTGGCCCTGACCACCGCGGCTGTTGTCGCCGCTCAGTTCGTGCGGGCCGGCCAGCCGACTGCCCCTGCGCTCCTGGGTCCGGCCATCGGCGCATTGTTTGCCGTGATCATGGGCAGCGCCTACTCTGCCCTGCACCGGGAGAGCGTCAATCAGCGCCGGGCGCTCGCTGAACTGCACCGTACCCGCGGTGAGTTGGCTGCTTCACAGCATGAGGCCGGCATGCTGGCCGAGCGCGAACGGCTGGCCCGGGAAATCCACGACACCCTGGCCCAGGGGCTGTCGAGCATTGTGCTGCTGGCCCGTGCTGCAGGCAGTGCCCTGGACGGCGGAGACACGGCACTGGCGCGGGAGCGCATCACCCTGGTGCAGGGCACGGCCGCCGAGAATCTGGCCGAGGCCCGCAGGTTTGTCCGCGGCCTGGCCGCAGCGCCGCTGGAGCGGGGTTCGCTCGATGCACGCCTTGCCGCACTGTGCTCGGACACGGCCCGGCGCTCGGCCGCCGGAGGGGGACGGCTCGAGTGCGTTTTCCGGGTGGACGGCACACCCGTGCCCCTGCACGCTGCGTATGAAGCAACTCTGCTGCGCGCCGCGCAGTCACTGCTCGCCAACATCGTCTCGCACGCGGGGGCGTCCTCCGCCGTCGTAACGCTTGAATACTCGCCGGACTCGGTGGCCCTGGACGTTTTCGACGACGGCGCGGGCTTTGACCCTGCCGATCTTCCCACCGGTCCGCGGCCCGACGGATCCGGCTTCGGACTGTTGTCGCTGCGCGAACGGGTCACCGCCCTGCACGGAAGCCTCAACGTCGAGTCGGCGCCCGGTGAGGGGACGGTGGTGGCCCTGCGGCTGCCGCTGGAAAGCGGAGCACCGAATCGGGAGAGAAGCTCATGA